One window from the genome of Rufibacter tibetensis encodes:
- a CDS encoding pyridoxal phosphate-dependent aminotransferase gives MIQKSTRLDNVFYEIRGPIFEKAMDLEKEGYQITRLNIGNPAPFGFNAPDEIVHDVMVNLRNGQGYTDSKGVFAARKAIMHYSQSKGLHDVHEDDIIIGNGVSELIMLSMQALLNLDDEILIPAPDYPLWTAAVTLSGGKAVHYLCDEASDWYPDLKDMESKITSRTKGIVIINPNNPTGAVYPAEVLQQIVQLAEKHKLIVFSDEIYDKILYDDVEHFSTASFAEDILCLTYSGLSKNYLAAGFRAGWLVASGNKAIATSYLEGLNALASMRLCSNVPSQFAIQTALGGYQNIADLVLPTGRLHKQREICYEKLTSIPGITCVKPSGAFYMFPKVDVKRFNIKSDEKLVLDFLNDQHVLLVQGTGFNWKQPDHFRVVYLPTVEELSQTLDKLAAFLEDYNGEDIF, from the coding sequence TTCGAGAAAGCCATGGACCTGGAGAAGGAAGGTTACCAGATCACCCGCCTGAACATAGGCAACCCCGCACCTTTTGGGTTTAATGCACCCGATGAAATTGTGCATGACGTGATGGTGAACCTCCGCAACGGCCAGGGCTACACAGATTCTAAAGGAGTGTTCGCCGCGCGTAAAGCCATCATGCACTACAGCCAAAGCAAAGGCCTGCACGACGTGCATGAAGATGATATCATCATTGGCAACGGCGTAAGCGAGCTCATCATGCTCAGCATGCAAGCGCTTCTTAACCTTGACGATGAAATCCTGATTCCAGCGCCGGATTATCCGCTTTGGACTGCTGCGGTCACGCTTTCCGGTGGCAAAGCTGTGCATTACCTCTGTGACGAAGCTTCAGACTGGTACCCAGACCTGAAGGACATGGAAAGCAAAATCACGTCCCGCACCAAAGGCATTGTTATCATCAATCCCAATAATCCTACGGGAGCGGTGTACCCCGCTGAGGTCCTGCAGCAGATTGTTCAGCTGGCTGAAAAGCACAAACTGATTGTGTTTTCAGACGAGATCTATGATAAGATTCTGTACGATGACGTAGAGCATTTTTCCACCGCTTCTTTTGCCGAGGATATTTTATGTCTCACGTACAGCGGATTGTCCAAGAATTACCTTGCCGCCGGTTTTAGGGCTGGGTGGCTGGTAGCCAGCGGAAACAAAGCCATTGCTACTTCCTACCTTGAAGGGCTGAATGCGCTGGCTAGCATGCGGCTCTGCAGCAATGTGCCCTCGCAGTTTGCCATTCAGACGGCGTTAGGAGGCTACCAGAATATTGCTGATTTAGTCTTGCCCACTGGGCGGTTGCACAAGCAGCGCGAGATCTGCTATGAGAAGCTTACGTCAATTCCGGGGATTACCTGCGTGAAGCCATCGGGGGCGTTCTACATGTTCCCAAAGGTAGATGTGAAGAGATTCAACATCAAATCAGACGAAAAGCTGGTACTGGATTTTCTAAATGACCAGCACGTGCTGTTGGTGCAGGGAACCGGCTTCAACTGGAAACAGCCCGACCATTTCAGGGTAGTGTACCTGCCCACCGTGGAAGAACTTTCCCAGACGCTGGATAAGCTTGCTGCCTTTTTAGAAGACTACAACGGTGAGGATATCTTCTAA
- a CDS encoding S8 family serine peptidase, with product MLLSLAIPVVGQKVIGFVDNAKLAPSLRESRTQKQELAVRVQVKDKTLFLSWMKTALPALRPLPTPLANTYFLAKLSAQNLAALTECPYVTFVDAPERIPKEEAHLQNADLTVNKVEAVQVRFPEITGKGLVASIKENAFDPADIDFRGRVLSTAASSVTVTPHATGMATLVGGGGNTSPLGRGVAWQSNLVSSDFSQLLPDETSVLRAQKVSVQNHSYGVGVENYYGLESQAYDQQVIEFPELLHVFSSGNAGIQASSAGRYAGIAGFANLTGQFKISKNTLTVGAVDTSGNVSARSSKGPTFDGRIKPEVVAFGESGSSEASAVVSGVGLLLQQAYQEQHSGKLPPAALVKAALVNSADEKGRLGVDYEAGFGNVDALGAVQSLQERRYFAGSVSQGNSQKFVITAPAGAANLKVTLVWNDPAASPTEEIALVNDLDLTILEFASGREWLPWGLSSYPHKDSLLLPARRQVDRINNVEQVTVALPSAGEFEIKVFGYKLSSADQSFSLVYEFEAPFTWAYPTAGSLLRSGQVNTIRWDAPLALNQKGRLEYRWAGQKWQLAKENVSLQLRKADWLAPDSAGLVQVRLVTGAEEVWMSDEFLLSPVLSMQVGYQCGQEFMLFWPDAKGMQEYQVYGLGDKYLELIARVTDTLLVLNKAQHQGFHYAVTPVLAGKTGLKSFTINYAEQGVQCYLKQFLARQQVTDTVLLDVELSTLHGLAKVVLERKSKDAFQVVQSLDSFSKPNFSLTDLSRVPGRNEYRLQLVTSKGEVFYSETESVFYSPEEYVQVFPNPVLAGSEVQVVASGDELTRIQVLDHTGRALREIWQDGAVKTIKTVGLKPGVYILKVLHDSGNRICRVVLF from the coding sequence TTGCTGCTTTCTCTGGCGATACCAGTAGTGGGGCAGAAGGTTATTGGTTTTGTTGATAATGCCAAACTAGCTCCTTCTCTAAGAGAATCAAGAACACAGAAGCAGGAACTGGCCGTACGGGTGCAGGTTAAAGACAAGACGCTATTTCTGTCCTGGATGAAGACTGCGTTGCCAGCTTTGCGGCCCCTGCCTACTCCTTTAGCTAATACATATTTTCTGGCAAAGCTCTCCGCCCAGAACCTTGCGGCTTTAACAGAATGCCCCTACGTCACGTTTGTAGATGCACCAGAACGGATTCCAAAGGAAGAGGCGCATCTCCAGAACGCAGACCTCACGGTAAACAAGGTAGAAGCAGTTCAGGTGCGTTTTCCGGAAATCACCGGCAAAGGACTGGTTGCCTCCATCAAAGAGAATGCTTTTGATCCGGCAGACATTGACTTCAGAGGTCGGGTCCTTTCAACTGCAGCTTCTTCTGTAACGGTTACGCCCCATGCTACCGGTATGGCGACTTTGGTAGGAGGCGGAGGTAATACTTCACCCTTAGGGCGGGGCGTAGCCTGGCAAAGCAACCTTGTTTCTTCAGACTTTTCGCAGCTGTTACCAGATGAAACATCCGTTCTTCGGGCGCAAAAGGTGTCGGTTCAAAACCATTCCTACGGAGTGGGGGTGGAGAACTATTATGGCTTGGAAAGCCAGGCGTATGACCAGCAAGTCATTGAGTTTCCAGAATTGCTGCATGTCTTTTCCTCTGGCAATGCCGGTATTCAGGCTTCATCTGCTGGTCGATACGCGGGCATAGCCGGTTTCGCAAATCTCACGGGGCAATTCAAGATTTCTAAAAATACATTGACCGTGGGCGCGGTAGATACGTCGGGGAATGTAAGCGCCCGGAGCTCGAAAGGACCTACGTTTGACGGACGCATCAAGCCCGAAGTAGTGGCCTTTGGTGAGTCTGGTTCTTCAGAGGCTTCGGCGGTGGTGTCTGGGGTGGGTTTGCTGTTGCAGCAAGCTTACCAGGAACAGCATAGCGGTAAACTTCCCCCGGCAGCTTTGGTGAAAGCAGCCCTTGTCAACAGTGCCGATGAAAAAGGGCGCTTAGGTGTAGACTATGAAGCCGGTTTTGGAAATGTAGATGCGCTAGGGGCCGTGCAGTCCTTGCAGGAAAGAAGGTATTTTGCCGGAAGCGTGTCTCAGGGAAATTCACAAAAGTTTGTCATCACGGCCCCGGCAGGCGCAGCCAACCTGAAAGTCACCTTGGTGTGGAATGATCCGGCTGCTTCTCCAACGGAGGAAATAGCTTTAGTTAATGACCTGGACCTTACAATACTTGAATTTGCTAGTGGCCGGGAGTGGCTGCCTTGGGGGCTGAGTTCCTACCCGCATAAAGATTCGTTACTGCTTCCCGCCCGTCGGCAGGTAGACAGAATAAATAACGTAGAGCAGGTGACTGTCGCTTTGCCTTCCGCTGGCGAGTTTGAGATAAAGGTGTTTGGGTACAAACTGTCATCAGCAGATCAGTCTTTCAGCTTGGTGTATGAGTTTGAAGCTCCGTTTACCTGGGCATACCCTACAGCAGGTAGTCTATTGAGAAGCGGGCAAGTAAACACTATCCGCTGGGACGCACCTCTTGCTCTAAACCAGAAAGGAAGATTAGAATACCGATGGGCCGGGCAGAAGTGGCAATTGGCAAAGGAGAACGTAAGCCTCCAATTAAGAAAAGCAGATTGGCTTGCTCCAGATTCTGCGGGACTGGTGCAGGTAAGATTGGTGACGGGAGCTGAAGAAGTATGGATGTCTGATGAGTTTTTGCTTAGTCCTGTGTTGTCCATGCAGGTGGGCTACCAGTGCGGACAGGAATTTATGCTGTTCTGGCCTGACGCAAAAGGTATGCAGGAGTACCAGGTGTATGGCTTAGGTGACAAGTACCTGGAATTAATTGCCAGAGTAACAGACACGTTGCTGGTATTGAATAAGGCGCAGCACCAAGGTTTTCATTACGCGGTAACTCCTGTCTTGGCTGGAAAAACAGGTTTAAAAAGTTTCACTATCAACTATGCTGAACAAGGGGTGCAATGTTATTTAAAGCAGTTTCTGGCGCGGCAACAAGTTACAGATACTGTTTTGCTGGATGTGGAACTGAGTACCCTGCATGGTTTGGCTAAAGTGGTGTTGGAGAGGAAAAGCAAAGATGCTTTTCAGGTAGTGCAATCTTTGGATTCTTTTTCCAAACCTAATTTCTCTTTAACAGACTTAAGCCGAGTGCCCGGCCGAAATGAATATAGGTTGCAGTTGGTGACAAGTAAAGGGGAAGTATTTTACAGTGAAACAGAGTCAGTTTTTTACTCTCCGGAAGAGTATGTTCAGGTATTTCCGAACCCTGTTTTGGCAGGAAGTGAGGTGCAAGTGGTGGCATCTGGAGATGAGTTAACCCGTATTCAGGTACTGGATCATACAGGTAGAGCTTTAAGGGAAATATGGCAAGATGGTGCGGTGAAAACAATTAAAACTGTCGGGTTAAAACCTGGAGTTTATATTTTAAAAGTCCTGCATGATTCTGGAAATAGAATTTGCAGGGTAGTGCTGTTTTAA
- a CDS encoding M57 family metalloprotease, translating into MKKIYIKLLAFALLLSSAACSVNEEEVVEKAAVSKEKLQQIYDMGFGTTDVKVVEGGYLVEGDIFLTDEQLSSQHDQKFLRVGETEQYRTTNLVSVGSGRTIRVAISTTLPSAYVTALDEAIRRYNAENLLIKFQRVSSSYNILLTKSPSDASYLASAGFPYNGNPHNQILVNSTYLGSNPGTNYLATILAHEIGHCIGFRHTDYMDRSYSCGGAYTNEGAGTVGAIHIPGTPTTADATSWMLACVATGQNRPFNTNDRTALRYIY; encoded by the coding sequence ATGAAGAAAATTTACATTAAACTCCTTGCATTTGCGCTTTTATTAAGCAGCGCTGCGTGTTCAGTTAACGAGGAAGAAGTAGTTGAGAAAGCAGCTGTCTCTAAAGAAAAGCTGCAGCAAATTTATGACATGGGCTTCGGGACCACTGATGTAAAGGTGGTGGAAGGCGGTTATCTGGTAGAAGGTGATATCTTCTTAACCGATGAGCAACTAAGCAGCCAGCATGATCAGAAATTTCTGCGGGTAGGCGAAACAGAGCAGTACCGTACAACTAACCTGGTAAGCGTTGGATCTGGTCGCACCATTAGAGTAGCTATCTCCACCACGTTGCCTAGTGCTTATGTTACTGCTTTGGATGAAGCAATACGGAGATACAACGCTGAAAACTTATTAATCAAATTTCAACGGGTTTCTTCCAGCTACAACATTTTGTTGACCAAATCCCCTTCAGATGCTTCTTATCTGGCGTCAGCAGGCTTCCCATACAATGGCAATCCTCACAACCAGATATTGGTAAACTCAACTTACCTAGGATCTAACCCAGGCACGAACTACCTGGCTACCATTCTGGCCCATGAAATTGGTCACTGCATTGGTTTCCGTCACACAGACTACATGGACAGAAGCTATAGCTGCGGTGGGGCTTACACCAATGAAGGAGCCGGCACTGTAGGTGCGATTCATATCCCGGGCACCCCTACTACCGCTGATGCCACTTCCTGGATGTTGGCTTGCGTAGCCACCGGCCAGAACCGTCCGTTCAACACCAACGACCGCACTGCTCTTAGATACATTTATTAA
- a CDS encoding M16 family metallopeptidase has protein sequence MTKLPDYHIHTLPNGIRVLHKQVPHTKIAHCGFMMDIGSRDELPHEQGLAHFWEHMAFKGTNKRKSFHILNRLESVGGELNAYTTKEKISFYASVLENHFEKAFDLLTDITFNSTFPTKEIEKERGVILEEMAMYLDTPEDAIIDEFDAVVFKNHPLGNNILGTRESVSSFTRENFQAFIDRNLSTDKLVFCSVSNWPIERVVKLAEKYLGHLQSKTQPRKRLLFNNYEPQTLVVEKAIQQAHCVIGCPAYSLTDPRRLTFFMLVNILGGPGMNSRLNLAVREKHGLVYTIDANYATYVDTGLFGIYFGTEKKQLKRTIGLVLKEMKLLREKPMGSVQLHTAKEQLMGQLAMAEESNMGFMMMMGKSILDLNTVERLNDIFGQIKEVTSNDLLEMANDTLREENLSFLQYVPN, from the coding sequence TTGACGAAATTACCTGATTACCATATCCATACCCTACCCAACGGCATACGAGTGCTGCACAAGCAGGTACCTCACACCAAAATCGCGCACTGCGGATTTATGATGGACATTGGTTCCCGCGATGAATTACCCCACGAGCAAGGCCTGGCCCATTTTTGGGAGCACATGGCCTTCAAAGGCACAAATAAACGGAAGTCGTTTCATATCCTGAACCGCTTGGAAAGCGTGGGCGGCGAACTGAACGCTTATACCACCAAAGAGAAGATCAGCTTTTATGCATCGGTTTTAGAAAACCACTTTGAAAAAGCCTTTGACCTGCTTACTGACATCACCTTCAACTCCACCTTTCCTACCAAGGAAATTGAGAAAGAGCGCGGCGTGATTCTGGAGGAAATGGCCATGTACCTGGACACCCCCGAAGACGCCATTATTGATGAGTTTGACGCGGTAGTGTTCAAGAACCATCCGTTGGGCAACAACATTCTGGGCACGCGTGAAAGCGTGAGCAGTTTCACCCGCGAGAACTTTCAGGCTTTTATTGACCGCAACCTGAGCACCGACAAACTGGTGTTCTGCTCTGTAAGCAACTGGCCTATTGAACGGGTGGTGAAACTCGCAGAAAAGTATCTCGGCCATCTGCAAAGCAAGACGCAGCCCCGGAAGCGCCTTCTGTTCAATAACTATGAGCCGCAGACCTTAGTGGTTGAGAAAGCCATTCAGCAGGCGCATTGCGTGATTGGTTGCCCGGCGTATTCGCTGACAGACCCACGTCGGCTTACCTTCTTCATGCTGGTGAACATTCTGGGAGGACCGGGCATGAACTCCAGGCTGAACTTGGCGGTGCGCGAAAAACACGGCCTGGTGTACACCATTGATGCAAACTACGCTACCTACGTTGATACTGGCTTGTTCGGAATTTACTTCGGAACTGAGAAAAAGCAGCTAAAACGTACCATTGGCCTGGTCTTGAAAGAAATGAAATTGCTACGCGAAAAGCCTATGGGTTCTGTGCAGCTTCATACCGCCAAGGAGCAGTTAATGGGGCAATTGGCCATGGCCGAAGAAAGCAACATGGGCTTCATGATGATGATGGGCAAAAGTATTCTAGACCTGAACACGGTAGAAAGGCTGAATGATATCTTCGGACAGATCAAGGAGGTTACCTCCAACGATCTTTTGGAGATGGCCAATGACACGCTCCGCGAAGAGAACCTGAGTTTTCTGCAGTACGTGCCTAACTAA
- a CDS encoding DUF2254 domain-containing protein yields the protein MKSKIIQFVRRYYNKIINSIAFYPAVIALVFLLVSYVMLTIDFSPLGRDLKSRWDFLTLKDASTARTIAATIAAGILSLTVFSFSMVMILLNQAASNMSNRVLDSMIGNRFQQWVLGFYIGTIVYALFLLSTIRDIDSGVLVPALSVYLLILFTVLDIFLFIYFLHYITQSVKYETIINRIHRQTRQKLEQHCSLREIPTVPVPSFAQAQELKTLRSNYFQGFNQEGLLELCAQHNWSISFLYPVGTFLLEGVPFLKINAQGTIREEQEEQIRLLIDFYRGETNENNPYYGFKQLVEVALKALSPGVNDPGTAVLSLHVLVDLLAFRLSNHALQVMKDKEGAVRIVTKAESYKELFEKTLLPIWDYGKEDRIIRTEMNEVLEQLRHHPSILENKAIIEDLREKVRKKIWENEE from the coding sequence ATGAAAAGCAAAATCATACAGTTTGTACGCCGGTATTACAACAAGATCATCAACAGCATCGCCTTTTACCCGGCGGTAATTGCGCTGGTATTCCTGTTGGTTTCTTACGTGATGCTCACCATTGATTTCTCTCCGCTAGGCAGAGACCTGAAGAGCCGGTGGGATTTTCTTACGCTCAAAGACGCCAGTACCGCCCGTACCATTGCGGCAACCATTGCCGCCGGCATCTTGTCTCTGACGGTGTTCAGCTTTTCCATGGTGATGATTCTGCTCAACCAGGCAGCTTCCAACATGAGCAACCGGGTGCTGGACAGCATGATCGGGAATCGTTTTCAGCAGTGGGTGCTGGGCTTCTACATAGGTACTATTGTGTATGCCCTTTTTCTGTTGAGCACCATCAGAGACATTGATTCTGGGGTGCTGGTGCCTGCCTTGAGTGTGTACCTGCTCATTTTGTTCACGGTGTTAGATATTTTCCTGTTTATCTATTTCCTGCATTACATCACCCAGTCCGTAAAATATGAAACCATTATCAACCGCATTCACCGGCAAACCAGACAAAAACTAGAGCAGCATTGCAGCCTGCGCGAAATACCAACTGTTCCTGTTCCTTCCTTTGCCCAGGCACAAGAGCTGAAGACATTGCGCTCAAACTATTTCCAGGGGTTTAACCAGGAAGGGCTGTTGGAGTTGTGTGCCCAACATAACTGGAGTATTTCCTTTTTGTATCCGGTAGGGACTTTTTTGCTGGAGGGAGTTCCTTTCCTGAAGATAAATGCCCAAGGAACCATCAGGGAAGAACAGGAGGAGCAGATTCGGTTACTGATAGATTTCTACAGAGGCGAAACCAATGAGAACAACCCTTACTATGGTTTTAAACAGCTGGTGGAAGTAGCCTTGAAGGCCTTAAGCCCTGGGGTGAATGACCCAGGTACGGCGGTGTTGAGTTTGCATGTGCTGGTAGACTTGCTTGCCTTCCGGTTGTCAAACCACGCTCTTCAGGTAATGAAAGACAAAGAAGGTGCCGTGCGCATTGTGACCAAAGCAGAATCTTACAAGGAGCTATTTGAGAAAACGTTGCTTCCCATCTGGGACTACGGAAAAGAAGACAGAATTATCAGGACCGAAATGAACGAGGTGCTGGAACAGTTACGACACCACCCCTCCATTTTGGAAAACAAAGCCATCATAGAGGATCTCAGGGAAAAGGTAAGAAAGAAAATATGGGAGAATGAGGAGTGA
- a CDS encoding DUF421 domain-containing protein: protein MEKIFFDSWDSVIRTLLIGVLAYVILVIQLRISGKRTLSKMNSFDFVVTVAFGSTLATVLLSKDVALLDGIIAFAILVVLQFCITWLSVRFTWVSNLVKAKPALLVYQGNFLQEIMTVERITKNEIMAALRKQGIGTIEDIGAVVLETEGSLSVIKQVDDIHSPVFENVSKPSSLN, encoded by the coding sequence ATGGAAAAAATATTTTTTGACAGTTGGGACAGTGTTATCAGAACCCTACTCATTGGCGTGCTCGCCTATGTAATATTGGTAATCCAGTTACGGATATCGGGGAAGAGAACGCTCTCTAAAATGAATTCCTTTGATTTTGTTGTAACGGTGGCGTTTGGGTCTACCCTGGCCACGGTGCTCCTGTCCAAAGATGTGGCATTGCTAGACGGAATCATAGCGTTCGCAATACTGGTGGTGTTGCAGTTTTGTATTACCTGGCTTTCTGTACGCTTTACTTGGGTGAGCAATCTGGTGAAGGCAAAACCTGCTTTGCTGGTGTACCAGGGCAATTTCCTGCAGGAGATCATGACCGTTGAGCGAATCACCAAAAATGAGATTATGGCTGCCTTACGAAAACAGGGAATAGGTACCATAGAAGACATAGGAGCGGTGGTGCTTGAAACCGAAGGCAGTTTGAGCGTCATCAAACAGGTAGATGACATTCACAGCCCTGTGTTCGAAAATGTTAGCAAACCTTCTTCTCTAAACTAA
- a CDS encoding GNAT family N-acetyltransferase, with translation MLSTSTSTIRLDTVSPAEYPALVEVWEASVRATHHFVTESEIAFYRPLILQDYLKMMNLVCARDEKGSIIGFAGTAHGKLEMLFLHPEGRGKGEGKILVQHVIRHHQVTKVDVNEENEQALGFYLHLGFKVIGRTELDSAGKPHPILYLVLG, from the coding sequence ATGCTTTCTACTTCAACATCAACCATCAGGTTAGATACGGTTTCACCCGCAGAGTACCCCGCTTTGGTAGAGGTGTGGGAAGCCTCTGTGCGGGCCACCCATCACTTTGTAACCGAATCTGAGATTGCGTTTTACCGCCCCCTGATTCTGCAGGACTATCTGAAAATGATGAACCTGGTATGTGCCAGAGATGAAAAAGGCAGTATCATTGGTTTTGCCGGGACAGCCCACGGTAAACTGGAGATGCTGTTTTTGCATCCGGAGGGCAGGGGCAAAGGAGAAGGCAAGATATTAGTGCAGCATGTGATCCGGCACCACCAGGTGACCAAAGTAGACGTGAACGAAGAGAATGAGCAGGCCTTGGGTTTTTACCTGCACCTGGGGTTTAAAGTGATTGGACGCACAGAACTGGACAGTGCCGGAAAACCGCATCCTATTCTGTACCTGGTATTGGGGTGA
- a CDS encoding glycosyltransferase family 4 protein — protein sequence MKIGYDAKRAFTNTSGLGNYSRFVISGMMTHYSEEEYALFTPRKNDLFKAFFPPVAKTQIVQPTGVGKQFSSLWRTFGLRAALPKHGVQVYHGLSNELPYGLDQKRVKLVVTIHDLIFLRFPELYPAIDRYIYRKKFKDACDAAHQIIAISEQTAQDLEEFFGIHRAKIQVVYQDCDPVFQLIPEKEVQNAIQEKYNLPAQFILCVGTLERRKNQLHLLKGWQKAGAPVPLVFIGRKTEYFKEMQEFISGQGLTDKVLFLPYIPFHELPVIYQLATLFVYPSIFEGFGIPIVEALNSGVPVITSTGSCFAEAGGPTTRYVPPTDSDAMAHAIQEILGSTDLQKQMVKEGLTHAQTFRPEVTIPQLYRVYEQVLQG from the coding sequence ATGAAGATAGGATACGACGCCAAACGCGCTTTCACGAACACCTCTGGCCTGGGGAATTACAGCCGGTTTGTTATTTCTGGCATGATGACGCACTACTCAGAAGAAGAGTATGCCTTGTTCACGCCCCGTAAAAACGACCTGTTCAAAGCTTTCTTCCCACCGGTGGCCAAGACGCAGATTGTGCAGCCCACGGGCGTAGGCAAACAGTTTTCCTCTTTGTGGCGCACCTTCGGGTTACGGGCGGCTTTGCCCAAACATGGCGTGCAGGTGTACCATGGCCTCAGCAATGAACTGCCGTATGGTCTTGACCAAAAACGAGTAAAGCTGGTGGTGACCATCCATGACCTTATCTTTCTGCGCTTCCCGGAGCTGTACCCCGCCATTGACCGCTACATCTACCGCAAGAAGTTCAAGGATGCCTGTGATGCAGCTCACCAGATCATTGCCATCAGCGAGCAGACCGCTCAGGATCTGGAAGAGTTCTTTGGGATACACCGGGCGAAGATCCAAGTGGTGTACCAGGACTGCGATCCTGTTTTCCAGCTGATTCCTGAAAAAGAGGTTCAAAACGCTATTCAGGAGAAATACAACTTGCCCGCTCAGTTCATCTTGTGCGTGGGCACCTTAGAACGCCGCAAAAACCAGTTGCACCTGTTAAAAGGCTGGCAAAAAGCGGGGGCTCCGGTACCATTGGTTTTCATTGGTCGCAAAACAGAGTACTTCAAAGAGATGCAGGAGTTCATCTCCGGTCAGGGGTTGACAGATAAAGTTCTGTTCTTGCCTTACATCCCGTTTCATGAACTTCCGGTTATCTACCAACTGGCCACCTTGTTTGTATATCCCTCCATTTTTGAAGGCTTCGGAATTCCCATCGTGGAGGCCTTGAACAGCGGAGTGCCGGTGATCACCTCTACAGGTTCCTGTTTTGCTGAGGCAGGAGGCCCCACCACCCGCTACGTCCCCCCCACCGATTCTGACGCCATGGCTCACGCCATTCAGGAGATCCTGGGCAGCACAGATCTTCAGAAACAAATGGTGAAAGAGGGATTAACCCATGCTCAGACGTTCCGCCCCGAAGTTACTATACCGCAGTTGTATAGAGTGTATGAACAGGTGCTGCAAGGGTAA
- a CDS encoding glycoside hydrolase family 5 protein yields MYSLKKYLILLVVLIFTAGCGSDNKEEAAVVPNPPKPPSPTNPTNPNPSVANAVAEYGQLRVVGNQILSASNKPVQLRGMSLFWSQWIGKYYTPETVKWLKDDWRSTLVRAAMAVDNDGYLKNPDAEKQKVITVVDAAIAEGLYVIIDWHDHEAEKHTDQAKAFFSEMAQRYGDKPNVIYEIYNEPLNVSWTGVIKPYAEAVIAEIRKHDPDNIVVVGTRNWSQDVEAVANNPIAGSNIAYTLHFYAATHKQWLRDAAQRALNKGIALMVTEYGTCEASGDGYLDVTETKAWWKFLDDNKISWANWSLADKQEGTAALKPGASPSGRWPESQITPSGMLVRTELIAKNPKP; encoded by the coding sequence ATGTATAGCTTAAAAAAGTATCTAATCCTTTTAGTGGTCCTCATCTTTACTGCAGGATGTGGCTCCGATAACAAAGAAGAAGCTGCGGTAGTGCCAAATCCGCCTAAGCCGCCTAGCCCCACAAATCCTACTAATCCCAACCCGTCCGTTGCCAATGCAGTGGCAGAATATGGGCAGCTGCGGGTAGTAGGAAACCAGATCTTGAGTGCGTCAAACAAGCCGGTTCAGTTACGTGGCATGTCTTTGTTCTGGAGCCAGTGGATAGGCAAGTACTATACCCCTGAAACAGTAAAATGGCTCAAGGACGACTGGCGTTCCACGCTGGTGCGGGCAGCCATGGCCGTTGACAACGATGGCTACCTGAAGAACCCCGACGCGGAAAAGCAAAAAGTCATCACGGTGGTAGATGCTGCCATTGCCGAAGGCTTGTATGTCATCATTGACTGGCATGACCACGAGGCTGAAAAGCACACCGACCAGGCAAAAGCCTTCTTTTCTGAGATGGCCCAGCGCTACGGAGACAAACCCAACGTGATTTACGAGATTTACAACGAACCCCTCAACGTCTCCTGGACAGGTGTCATAAAGCCCTATGCTGAGGCGGTGATTGCCGAAATCAGAAAGCACGACCCAGACAATATAGTGGTAGTGGGCACCCGCAACTGGTCACAGGATGTGGAAGCGGTTGCCAACAATCCCATCGCCGGAAGCAACATTGCCTATACCCTGCACTTTTACGCGGCCACGCACAAACAGTGGCTTCGGGATGCTGCTCAAAGGGCTTTAAACAAGGGAATTGCGCTTATGGTCACCGAGTACGGTACCTGTGAAGCCAGCGGCGACGGCTACTTAGATGTTACTGAAACCAAAGCCTGGTGGAAGTTCCTGGATGACAACAAAATCTCCTGGGCCAACTGGTCACTCGCCGATAAACAGGAAGGCACCGCTGCCCTGAAGCCCGGTGCCAGCCCTAGCGGCAGATGGCCTGAGTCGCAGATAACTCCTTCCGGCATGTTGGTCAGAACCGAACTGATCGCCAAAAACCCTAAACCATAG
- a CDS encoding DUF937 domain-containing protein: MFDQILDLVKQQIGNNPQVASAIPPGQADAVNQEIAHQVTTGLASQAVSQGGVGGLMSMLQGGGMSAGNPVISSITNKVVSSLGSKFGLPPAATSAIAAALPALLQKFAHKTNDPNDNSITPGSITESLSKLGKGGLGNLGNLGGLGGLFK, from the coding sequence ATGTTTGATCAAATTTTAGATCTTGTAAAGCAGCAGATAGGCAACAATCCACAGGTAGCTTCTGCAATACCACCCGGACAAGCAGATGCTGTGAACCAAGAAATTGCTCATCAGGTTACTACCGGACTGGCTAGCCAGGCAGTTTCGCAAGGTGGGGTGGGCGGACTGATGTCTATGCTACAAGGCGGAGGAATGTCTGCTGGTAATCCAGTGATTTCCTCCATCACAAATAAAGTAGTTAGTAGCCTGGGGAGTAAGTTTGGATTACCACCGGCTGCCACAAGTGCTATTGCCGCCGCCCTGCCAGCGTTACTGCAGAAATTCGCTCATAAGACAAATGATCCTAACGACAACAGCATTACGCCTGGCAGTATCACAGAATCACTCTCAAAGTTGGGCAAAGGCGGTTTAGGCAACTTAGGGAATTTGGGGGGCTTAGGCGGTCTGTTTAAATAA